The Sphingomonas alpina genome has a segment encoding these proteins:
- a CDS encoding DUF1611 domain-containing protein produces the protein MVNINTPFTADASALRLPQPYLLFLGDTTEAGFAKTAYGLRDWAPDKCTGEYALPEATVSTGLPALTPAEAHARGARSLLIGVANSGGVIPAIWVSALIEALEAGLDIVSGMHVRLADVPGLAAIAGKLGRQLIDVRHPPAGLTVGTGRKRTGKRLLTVGTDCALGKKYTALAVSQALVARGLDADFRASGQTGIMIAGGGIPMDAVVSDFEAGAAELLSPDAAPDHWDVVEGQGSLFHPAYAAVSLGLLHGSQPDVIIVCHQPGRTIMLGSDSYALPSLEETIDLNLRLGARTNPAIRCAGLSFNTSHLGEEEAIAVMAEESRRLGLPVADPIRGGDQFARLIDSCLA, from the coding sequence ATGGTGAATATCAATACGCCTTTTACTGCAGACGCCAGCGCGCTGCGCCTGCCTCAACCCTATCTTTTGTTCCTGGGCGACACGACCGAGGCCGGGTTTGCGAAGACCGCTTATGGCTTGCGAGACTGGGCGCCGGACAAATGTACGGGCGAATATGCCTTGCCTGAGGCGACGGTGAGCACGGGGCTGCCTGCACTCACGCCTGCCGAAGCTCATGCCCGGGGCGCGCGGTCGTTGCTGATCGGCGTCGCCAATAGTGGCGGGGTGATCCCCGCAATCTGGGTGTCGGCGCTGATCGAAGCGCTCGAGGCGGGGCTGGACATCGTCAGCGGCATGCATGTCCGCCTGGCGGACGTGCCCGGGCTGGCCGCGATCGCCGGGAAGCTTGGGCGGCAGCTCATTGACGTTCGCCATCCGCCGGCTGGCTTGACCGTGGGGACCGGGCGCAAGCGGACCGGCAAGCGGCTGCTGACCGTCGGCACCGATTGTGCGCTGGGCAAGAAATACACCGCGCTCGCCGTGTCACAGGCTCTTGTCGCGCGTGGGCTCGACGCAGATTTTCGCGCTTCCGGACAGACCGGGATCATGATTGCCGGTGGCGGCATTCCGATGGATGCGGTGGTCTCCGATTTTGAGGCGGGTGCCGCCGAATTGCTCAGCCCGGATGCCGCGCCGGACCATTGGGATGTGGTCGAAGGGCAGGGTTCGCTGTTCCATCCCGCTTATGCTGCCGTCTCGCTCGGTCTGCTCCATGGCAGCCAGCCCGACGTCATCATCGTCTGCCACCAGCCCGGCCGGACGATCATGCTCGGATCCGATTCCTATGCTCTGCCAAGCCTGGAGGAGACGATCGATCTCAACCTGCGGCTTGGCGCCCGGACCAATCCCGCGATCCGCTGCGCGGGACTTTCCTTCAACACCTCGCATCTCGGAGAAGAAGAAGCGATCGCGGTGATGGCTGAGGAAAGCCGCAGGCTTGGCCTTCCCGTTGCTGATCCGATCCGCGGCGGCGACCAGTTCGCGCGGCTGATCGACAGCTGTCTTGCATGA
- a CDS encoding alpha/beta fold hydrolase, producing the protein MTPISDPGLRPARSSRVKRWLKRIGLGLLALVILVIVVGAIYEALSRWNAARNYPPPGKLVDIGGRRMHIDCRGSGSPTVIFEAGLGTGGSLDWTLVHDKIASFTRACAYDRAGIMWSDAKSTPQDAAAVAQDLHATLKGAGITDPLVLVGHSIGGPYTTTYVGKYGDQVAGLVMVDPSHPDQIVRLGKLVHTNLDPKQYLGMMKAASAFSWTGIVRFLMTGGKVPAPRREATAKASAYIGTSIKGALSEVDGFDRTMDQARQVRSFGNRPVIVLTAMAPLTPDQLKGMGVTRQGGDRFKQEWKTLHQEQARLSTRGREQSVPDATHYIQIDRPDVVIAAVKDVVDTVRADAKPKSDDQAR; encoded by the coding sequence ATGACACCGATCAGCGATCCGGGACTCCGGCCCGCCAGGAGTTCGCGCGTGAAGCGCTGGCTGAAGCGGATCGGACTGGGCTTGCTTGCGCTGGTGATCCTCGTGATCGTTGTGGGCGCAATCTATGAAGCGCTGAGCCGGTGGAATGCGGCGAGAAACTATCCGCCGCCCGGAAAGCTGGTCGATATCGGCGGGCGGCGTATGCATATCGATTGCCGCGGCAGCGGATCGCCGACGGTCATCTTCGAAGCCGGGCTGGGTACGGGTGGGTCGCTCGACTGGACCCTGGTGCATGACAAGATCGCCAGTTTCACCCGCGCCTGTGCCTATGACCGCGCCGGCATCATGTGGAGCGACGCCAAATCCACGCCGCAGGACGCCGCCGCCGTCGCCCAGGATCTGCATGCGACGCTGAAGGGCGCCGGGATCACCGATCCGCTGGTGCTGGTCGGGCATTCGATCGGTGGCCCGTACACCACGACCTATGTCGGGAAATATGGCGATCAGGTTGCTGGACTGGTGATGGTCGATCCGTCCCATCCCGATCAGATCGTCCGGCTCGGGAAACTGGTGCACACCAATCTCGATCCGAAACAATATCTCGGCATGATGAAGGCCGCCTCGGCCTTCTCCTGGACCGGTATCGTGCGCTTCCTGATGACGGGCGGCAAGGTACCGGCGCCTCGACGGGAAGCGACGGCAAAGGCGTCCGCCTATATCGGTACGTCGATCAAGGGCGCGCTGTCCGAAGTCGATGGTTTCGACCGGACGATGGATCAGGCGCGCCAGGTCCGCAGTTTCGGCAATCGCCCCGTGATCGTGCTGACCGCGATGGCCCCGTTGACCCCGGATCAACTGAAAGGGATGGGCGTGACGCGCCAGGGCGGCGACCGTTTCAAGCAGGAATGGAAAACGCTCCACCAGGAACAGGCGCGCCTGTCGACGCGTGGCCGCGAACAGAGCGTGCCCGACGCGACCCATTACATCCAGATCGACCGCCCCGACGTCGTGATCGCTGCGGTCAAGGATGTGGTCGATACGGTGCGTGCCGATGCGAAGCCAAAATCTGACGATCAGGCCCGGTAA
- a CDS encoding N-acyl-D-amino-acid deacylase family protein, with protein sequence MKRYLLGSVACLLLVSNAPAPDAAPEYDIVIRGGRVLDGAGNPWVRADIAVKNGRVVHVGKIAGRGTREIDATGRYVSPGFIDMMDQSGGVLLENGDAENKLRMGVTTVIAGEGGTPVDAAEISNYFKKLESQGISVNFGTYYASHQAREKIMGDAAGAPTPAQLEAMQGEVRTAMHAGVFGITSALIYPPSSFQTTADLVSLAKVAGQCNGFYATHMRDESAKLVPAIEEAIEIGEKGGVKVEIFHLKAAYAPEWGKLMPQAVAAINAARARGVDVAADLYPYTAGGTGLEITAPTWVWADGVEKGIARLRDPKQRERMKKDLAAGSMPGWSNLVHASGGWSNVRLANGFSAKYAQYHGQTFDKIGAALKRDPADAAWDILLEGLPNRSVALYFMINEKDIETALHQPWTSIGSDAAASVKLGGMDALGLPHPRAYGTFPRVIAEYVKRRPILSLEDAVRKMTGWPAQRMGLSDRGLIRDGMHADIVIFDLAKLDDVASWEKPTALPTGIDTVIVNGAVTIEGGKHTGARKGEVLRHSCGD encoded by the coding sequence ATGAAGCGTTATCTGCTCGGCTCGGTGGCATGCCTGCTGCTCGTCTCGAACGCGCCGGCGCCGGACGCTGCTCCGGAATATGATATCGTGATCCGTGGCGGTCGCGTTCTCGATGGCGCCGGCAATCCCTGGGTGCGTGCGGATATCGCGGTCAAGAATGGCCGTGTGGTGCATGTCGGCAAGATTGCGGGCCGCGGCACGCGGGAGATCGACGCGACCGGCCGTTATGTCTCGCCTGGCTTTATCGACATGATGGACCAGTCGGGCGGCGTGCTGCTCGAAAATGGCGATGCCGAGAACAAGCTGCGCATGGGCGTGACCACCGTCATTGCCGGCGAAGGCGGCACGCCGGTCGATGCCGCGGAGATCTCCAACTATTTCAAGAAGCTCGAAAGCCAGGGTATTTCGGTCAATTTCGGCACTTACTATGCGTCGCATCAGGCGCGGGAAAAGATCATGGGCGATGCCGCGGGCGCGCCGACTCCCGCGCAGCTCGAGGCGATGCAAGGGGAAGTCAGGACCGCAATGCACGCAGGCGTGTTCGGGATCACCAGCGCGCTGATCTATCCGCCGAGCAGCTTTCAGACGACCGCGGACCTGGTCTCGCTCGCCAAGGTCGCAGGCCAGTGCAACGGCTTTTATGCAACGCATATGCGCGACGAAAGTGCGAAGCTCGTCCCGGCGATCGAAGAAGCGATCGAGATCGGAGAAAAGGGCGGGGTGAAGGTCGAGATATTCCATCTCAAGGCCGCCTATGCGCCGGAATGGGGCAAGCTGATGCCGCAGGCGGTCGCGGCGATCAACGCGGCGCGGGCGCGGGGCGTGGATGTGGCCGCGGATCTCTATCCCTATACGGCTGGCGGCACTGGCCTCGAAATCACTGCGCCGACCTGGGTCTGGGCCGATGGTGTCGAAAAGGGCATTGCGCGGCTGCGGGATCCCAAACAGCGCGAGCGGATGAAGAAGGACCTTGCGGCGGGTTCGATGCCGGGCTGGTCCAATCTGGTCCATGCCTCTGGCGGCTGGAGCAATGTGCGGCTCGCCAATGGCTTCAGCGCGAAATACGCGCAATATCACGGCCAGACCTTCGACAAGATCGGCGCGGCGCTGAAGCGCGACCCCGCCGATGCGGCATGGGATATCCTGCTCGAGGGGCTGCCCAACCGCTCCGTCGCGCTCTATTTCATGATCAACGAGAAGGATATCGAAACCGCGTTGCACCAGCCCTGGACCAGCATCGGCAGCGATGCGGCCGCATCGGTCAAGCTGGGTGGCATGGATGCGCTCGGCCTGCCGCATCCGCGCGCTTATGGCACCTTCCCGCGCGTCATCGCCGAATATGTGAAGCGCCGTCCGATCCTGTCGCTGGAAGACGCGGTGCGCAAGATGACCGGCTGGCCGGCGCAGCGCATGGGGTTGAGTGATCGCGGCCTGATCCGAGACGGCATGCATGCCGATATCGTGATCTTCGATCTGGCCAAGCTCGACGATGTCGCGAGCTGGGAAAAGCCGACCGCGCTGCCGACCGGGATCGACACTGTGATCGTCAACGGCGCGGTCACGATCGAGGGCGGCAAGCATACCGGCGCACGCAAGGGCGAGGTGCTCCGCCATAGCTGCGGCGATTGA
- a CDS encoding serine hydrolase domain-containing protein → MIRHISGTGLAGLALLFSAPAQADPVPAAISGPADLGTAVSAQIACAGIFVTGRAEADVLRDDVQALAPFTKAVTLAVDRKDHTVTASAPGAVTRTALYRPAVGCTLLTGKTSRDTLLRQSAGLAPLKPQAAKPWPLGDVQPKGPGPKVDKAALDRAVNQAFVEQNKGGYPDTRAIVVVQGGRIVAEQYAPGFDRNSELLGWSASKSIAGTLVGLLVDDGVLKLDAPAPVPEWQGAGDPRGKITLRQLLTMSSGLRFVESYEPGNDSINMLFAAPDMGALAAALPQDKAPGSAWSYSSGTTNILSRIVFNATGGSLEAATRFARKRLFEPLGMTSTLIEPDESGVPVGSSYAYATARDWARFGQLYLNGGMVGKKRLLSSAWIDFVHTPTAAAPRPFYSGQFWLNRGDDAGERRRLFKDLPVDTFMAMGHNYQMVAVIPSRDAVIVRLGWTPEGQTFDYNTYLSRIVAALAPGTGAQ, encoded by the coding sequence ATGATCCGACACATTTCCGGAACCGGTCTTGCGGGCCTGGCGCTGCTGTTCTCGGCGCCGGCCCAGGCCGACCCGGTTCCCGCCGCGATTTCCGGCCCCGCCGATCTCGGCACGGCGGTCTCGGCGCAGATCGCCTGCGCCGGGATCTTCGTGACCGGGCGGGCCGAAGCGGATGTGCTGCGCGACGATGTCCAGGCGCTCGCGCCCTTCACCAAAGCGGTCACCCTGGCGGTCGACCGCAAGGATCACACCGTCACCGCATCGGCCCCCGGCGCCGTGACGCGCACGGCATTGTACCGGCCGGCAGTGGGCTGCACCTTGCTGACCGGCAAGACCAGCCGCGACACGCTGCTGCGCCAATCGGCCGGCCTTGCGCCGTTGAAGCCGCAGGCCGCGAAGCCCTGGCCACTGGGCGACGTCCAGCCAAAGGGGCCGGGGCCAAAGGTCGACAAGGCGGCGCTCGACCGGGCGGTCAACCAGGCCTTTGTCGAGCAGAACAAGGGCGGATATCCCGACACCCGCGCGATCGTCGTGGTGCAGGGCGGGCGGATCGTCGCCGAGCAATATGCCCCGGGCTTCGATCGCAATAGCGAATTGCTTGGCTGGTCGGCGAGCAAGAGCATAGCCGGCACATTGGTCGGCCTGCTGGTCGATGACGGCGTGCTTAAGCTCGATGCACCGGCGCCGGTGCCGGAATGGCAGGGCGCGGGCGATCCGCGCGGCAAGATCACCTTGCGCCAGCTGCTGACCATGTCGAGCGGCCTGCGTTTCGTCGAGAGCTATGAGCCCGGCAATGATTCGATCAACATGCTGTTCGCCGCGCCCGATATGGGCGCGCTGGCGGCAGCATTGCCGCAGGACAAGGCGCCGGGTTCGGCGTGGAGCTATTCGTCGGGCACGACCAATATCCTGTCGCGCATCGTGTTCAACGCGACTGGCGGGTCGCTCGAGGCGGCGACGCGGTTCGCGCGCAAGCGCCTGTTCGAACCTCTCGGCATGACGAGCACGCTGATCGAACCGGATGAATCCGGCGTGCCGGTCGGCAGTTCCTATGCCTATGCCACCGCGCGCGACTGGGCGCGGTTCGGTCAGCTCTATCTGAATGGCGGCATGGTGGGGAAAAAGCGGCTGCTGTCATCGGCATGGATCGACTTCGTCCACACTCCGACCGCGGCCGCGCCCCGGCCCTTTTACAGTGGGCAATTCTGGCTCAATCGCGGCGACGATGCCGGGGAACGCCGCCGGCTGTTCAAGGATCTGCCGGTCGATACCTTCATGGCGATGGGGCATAATTATCAGATGGTCGCAGTGATCCCGTCACGTGATGCGGTCATCGTCCGGCTTGGCTGGACGCCGGAGGGGCAGACCTTCGATTACAACACCTATCTCTCCCGCATCGTGGCCGCACTGGCTCCCGGTACGGGCGCTCAATGA
- a CDS encoding dipeptide epimerase, with product MTVRTRLSLDYVVESLPLAKPFRISGHVFTETPVVVVTISDGDHIGRGEAAGVYYLGDDVAAMSAAIDGVRDAVGAGATREQLLQLLPAGGARNAIDCALWELEARRSGTPVWESAGVPQPCPLRTTFTLGADDPEVMAAGARSYAQAIALKLKLTGDLDTDIARVQAVRAARPECWIGVDANQGFAIGDLDTLVAALVAADVQLLEQPLARGREADLDGYQCPIPLAADESALTLGDVEGLVGRFSVVNIKLDKCGGLTEGLAIARRARELGLGVMVGNMVGSSLAMGPAFVLGQLCDIVDLDGPIFLAADRVPSIRYEHGNAWCGEDIWGRTVA from the coding sequence ATGACTGTGCGCACCCGGCTGTCGCTCGATTATGTGGTTGAATCGCTGCCGCTGGCCAAGCCGTTCCGCATTTCCGGCCATGTCTTCACAGAAACCCCGGTGGTGGTGGTGACGATTTCCGATGGCGACCATATCGGGCGCGGTGAGGCAGCGGGGGTCTATTATCTCGGCGATGACGTCGCCGCGATGAGCGCCGCGATCGATGGCGTGCGCGATGCGGTCGGGGCCGGGGCGACGCGCGAGCAGTTGCTGCAATTGCTGCCCGCGGGCGGTGCGCGCAACGCGATCGATTGCGCGCTGTGGGAACTGGAAGCGCGGCGCAGCGGCACCCCGGTCTGGGAAAGCGCGGGCGTGCCGCAGCCTTGCCCGCTGCGCACCACCTTTACGCTCGGCGCCGACGATCCGGAGGTCATGGCGGCGGGCGCCCGGAGCTATGCCCAGGCGATCGCGCTGAAGCTCAAGCTCACTGGCGATCTCGATACCGATATCGCACGAGTGCAGGCGGTGCGCGCGGCACGGCCGGAATGCTGGATCGGCGTGGACGCCAATCAGGGCTTTGCGATCGGGGATCTCGACACGCTGGTCGCGGCGCTGGTGGCGGCAGATGTGCAATTGCTCGAACAGCCGTTGGCACGTGGCCGCGAAGCCGATCTCGACGGCTATCAATGCCCGATTCCGCTCGCTGCGGATGAAAGCGCGCTGACCCTTGGCGATGTCGAGGGGCTGGTCGGCCGGTTCAGCGTGGTCAATATCAAGCTCGATAAATGCGGCGGGCTGACCGAAGGACTGGCGATCGCACGCCGCGCACGCGAACTCGGACTTGGTGTGATGGTCGGCAATATGGTCGGGTCGAGCCTGGCGATGGGGCCGGCCTTTGTGCTTGGGCAGCTCTGCGACATCGTCGATCTCGACGGCCCGATTTTCCTTGCCGCCGACCGTGTCCCGTCGATCCGCTATGAACATGGCAATGCCTGGTGCGGCGAGGATATCTGGGGCCGCACGGTCGCCTGA
- a CDS encoding metal-dependent hydrolase family protein — protein sequence MKTAILAAMMCATAVQPLAAQGPAGQGEPAPRTYIQAGRLLADPASGRVESSKTIVVEGGRVVEIRDGFVGDGKVIDLRDSFVMPGFIDSHVHITFQSGPTSQLDAVTKSATDQAFDGLVYAQRTLRAGFTTVVDLGADPLAINALRDAIAAGKVTGPRIIAAGGVAAHGGHGDIHGYRQEILDLFRAPTLCSGADECARAVRLAVQSGADIIKTASTGGVMSNTAAGLGQQMSDAELVAIVETAHHLGRKVAAHAHGTDGVNAALRAGVDSVEHGTYLDAESIRLFKAKGSYLVPTLLAGDTVKRQAETADWMPANVRAKARIVGPLMIDALRRAHEGGVKIAFGTDSAVSPHGENAREFALMTKAGLTPIEVIRSATVWGATHIGLQDEIGTLATGKAADIVAVKGDPLSDVRALEAMAFVMKGGVVTRAVGE from the coding sequence ATGAAGACGGCCATATTGGCGGCAATGATGTGCGCGACGGCGGTCCAGCCGCTTGCGGCGCAGGGCCCGGCGGGGCAGGGGGAGCCAGCACCCCGGACCTATATCCAGGCCGGGCGGCTGCTTGCCGATCCGGCCAGCGGGCGGGTCGAGAGCAGCAAGACGATCGTGGTCGAGGGCGGCCGCGTCGTCGAAATCCGCGACGGCTTTGTCGGCGACGGCAAGGTGATCGACCTGCGCGACAGCTTCGTCATGCCCGGCTTCATCGACAGTCACGTGCACATCACCTTCCAGTCCGGCCCCACCAGCCAGCTCGACGCAGTGACCAAGTCGGCGACCGATCAGGCCTTTGACGGACTGGTCTATGCGCAGCGCACGCTCCGTGCCGGGTTCACCACCGTCGTCGACCTGGGCGCCGATCCGCTGGCGATCAACGCGCTGCGCGATGCCATCGCGGCCGGCAAGGTGACGGGGCCGCGGATCATCGCGGCGGGCGGCGTCGCGGCGCATGGCGGGCATGGCGACATCCATGGCTATCGCCAGGAAATCCTCGACCTGTTTCGCGCGCCCACGCTGTGCTCGGGCGCCGATGAATGCGCGCGCGCAGTTCGGCTCGCGGTGCAGAGCGGGGCCGACATCATCAAGACCGCATCGACCGGCGGCGTGATGTCCAATACCGCGGCGGGGCTGGGCCAGCAGATGAGCGACGCCGAGCTGGTCGCGATCGTCGAGACCGCGCATCATCTCGGGCGCAAGGTGGCGGCGCATGCGCACGGCACCGACGGGGTCAATGCCGCGCTTCGCGCCGGCGTCGATTCGGTCGAGCACGGCACGTATCTCGATGCGGAATCGATCCGGCTGTTCAAGGCAAAGGGCAGCTATCTCGTGCCGACCCTGTTGGCGGGCGACACCGTCAAGCGGCAGGCGGAAACTGCCGACTGGATGCCGGCAAATGTTCGCGCCAAGGCACGGATCGTCGGCCCGCTGATGATCGACGCGCTGCGCCGCGCGCATGAAGGCGGTGTGAAGATCGCCTTCGGCACCGATTCCGCCGTATCGCCGCACGGCGAGAATGCCCGCGAATTCGCGCTGATGACGAAGGCGGGCCTCACCCCGATCGAAGTGATCCGGTCGGCGACAGTCTGGGGCGCGACGCATATCGGCCTCCAGGATGAAATCGGTACGCTCGCCACGGGCAAGGCTGCCGACATCGTAGCGGTGAAAGGCGACCCGCTCAGTGATGTCAGGGCGCTCGAGGCGATGGCATTCGTCATGAAGGGCGGCGTGGTGACGCGCGCGGTCGGAGAATAG
- a CDS encoding serine hydrolase domain-containing protein, with amino-acid sequence MRSFKLLASLALMLIGGGVAAQLAPSPAASVSPRQQAAPSLPVAAPGGQALTKQDLDSWLDGFLPYALAKGDVAGGVVVVVKDGQIVTKRGFGYADVATRKPVDPDLTLFRPGSVSKLFTWTAVMQQVEAGKIDLDADVNKYLDFRIPLKDGLPVTMRQIMTHTTGFEEHGKYTMFNDPKYLIPLDDYVKNGLPRRVFTPGTTPSYSNYATTLAGYIVQRVSGMPYNDYVEQRIFKPLGMAHSTFRQPLPGQFLPLMATGYMEASGEPRKFEILATVPAGALSSSGTDMARFMMAHLNQGAGLMKPETARLMHNSPLTLLPPLNRMELGFFETNINGRQVIAHLGDTMAFHTALHLFMNENVGVYASFNSMGKDRSVGSVRRALFEGFADRYFPNIAPADGRVDAKAAAEHAKMMVGNWLNSRRSETTIFASLKLLGQVSITVGPKGELIVPSARGMDREPMKWVEIAPFVWRNVGGHERLAAKVVDGKVVRWSMDGMSPFMVYDRAPASQSSAWLLPLLYAAMGVLLLTLLHWPVSALIRRRYKAPLTLQGRSLLAYRGVRLGSGLVLAVLGGWVWASAWLSNLDNMTSRSDVQMWSLQIIGLIVFVGAVLLAGWNLLLAVREKRGWFGKLWAVLILIATLTVLYVAWTFGLLSMSVNF; translated from the coding sequence ATGCGCTCATTCAAGTTGCTCGCGTCGCTGGCATTGATGCTGATCGGCGGCGGTGTGGCGGCCCAACTCGCGCCATCCCCTGCGGCCTCGGTCTCGCCCCGGCAGCAGGCCGCCCCATCGCTACCCGTTGCCGCTCCGGGCGGACAGGCGTTGACGAAGCAGGATCTGGATAGCTGGCTCGACGGCTTCCTGCCCTATGCGCTCGCCAAGGGCGATGTCGCCGGCGGCGTGGTCGTAGTGGTCAAGGACGGCCAGATCGTGACCAAGCGTGGCTTCGGTTATGCCGATGTCGCCACGCGCAAGCCGGTCGACCCCGATCTTACCCTGTTCCGGCCCGGCTCGGTATCGAAGCTGTTCACCTGGACTGCCGTCATGCAGCAGGTAGAGGCGGGCAAGATCGATCTCGACGCCGATGTGAACAAATATCTCGACTTCAGGATTCCGCTGAAGGACGGTCTGCCCGTCACCATGCGCCAGATCATGACGCACACCACCGGGTTCGAGGAACATGGCAAATATACCATGTTCAACGATCCGAAATATCTGATCCCGCTGGACGACTATGTGAAGAACGGGCTGCCCCGGCGCGTCTTTACCCCCGGCACGACGCCGTCCTATTCCAACTACGCCACGACCCTGGCCGGCTATATCGTCCAGCGCGTGTCGGGGATGCCGTACAACGACTATGTCGAGCAGCGCATTTTCAAGCCGCTCGGCATGGCGCACTCGACCTTTCGCCAGCCGCTGCCCGGGCAATTCCTGCCGCTGATGGCCACCGGTTATATGGAGGCCTCGGGAGAGCCGCGTAAATTCGAGATCCTGGCGACCGTCCCGGCCGGCGCGCTGTCGTCATCCGGCACCGATATGGCTCGTTTCATGATGGCGCACCTCAACCAGGGGGCGGGGCTGATGAAGCCTGAAACCGCGCGCCTGATGCACAATAGCCCACTCACTCTGTTGCCGCCGCTCAACCGGATGGAGCTCGGCTTCTTCGAAACCAACATCAATGGCCGTCAGGTCATCGCCCATCTCGGCGATACGATGGCTTTCCACACCGCACTTCACCTGTTCATGAATGAGAATGTCGGCGTGTACGCATCGTTCAACAGCATGGGCAAGGATCGCTCGGTCGGCTCGGTGCGCCGTGCATTGTTCGAAGGGTTCGCCGATCGCTATTTCCCCAATATCGCGCCGGCCGACGGCAGGGTCGATGCGAAGGCCGCGGCCGAGCACGCGAAGATGATGGTTGGCAACTGGCTGAATAGCCGCCGGTCGGAAACGACCATCTTTGCCTCGCTCAAGCTGCTGGGCCAGGTATCGATCACGGTGGGGCCGAAGGGCGAACTGATCGTTCCCTCTGCCCGTGGCATGGATCGCGAGCCGATGAAATGGGTCGAGATCGCTCCGTTCGTTTGGCGCAATGTAGGGGGGCATGAGAGGCTCGCCGCCAAGGTTGTCGATGGGAAGGTGGTCCGCTGGAGCATGGACGGCATGTCGCCCTTCATGGTCTATGATCGCGCACCCGCGTCGCAATCCTCGGCCTGGCTGCTGCCGTTGCTCTATGCGGCCATGGGCGTCCTGCTGCTCACCCTGCTGCACTGGCCGGTGTCCGCACTGATCCGCCGCCGCTACAAGGCGCCACTCACATTGCAGGGCCGCTCGCTGCTCGCCTATCGCGGCGTACGGCTCGGGTCCGGGCTTGTGCTGGCGGTGCTTGGCGGCTGGGTCTGGGCCAGCGCCTGGCTCTCCAACCTCGACAATATGACGTCCCGCTCGGATGTGCAGATGTGGTCGCTGCAGATCATCGGCCTGATCGTGTTCGTCGGCGCCGTGCTGCTGGCGGGCTGGAACCTGTTGCTCGCCGTGCGGGAAAAGCGCGGCTGGTTCGGCAAGCTCTGGGCGGTGCTGATCCTGATTGCGACGCTTACCGTATTGTATGTCGCCTGGACCTTCGGCTTGCTGTCGATGTCGGTGAATTTCTAA